ATATTGATTCTGTCAAGGTGTTCGCGGATGCGTTATCTGCAAGTATGGACAAGCCTGAAATAGATTCAACTATTTTCTGGTATAAAATAAATTTCAATGGTGTAGGGGAAGAAGTTTTCTCCTATGAAGAAACGGAACCATTCTTTTATTGCAGTATTAATGTTTATCGTTCTGAATACGGCGTTCGTACTGTTGAATCGTTTTCAAGGGGAGGTCTTTCCCTACGCACGTTTTTCGTCACCTTAAGTGATGAAGGGGTTGTCTTTCATGAGAAACTAGACAACTCATATGCGCCGGAAGAAAATCGCTGGGAGGGCGACCTTTCCGCTTTTGAAAAATCCTGCGAGAACAAGGGATGGAATTTGTATCGCCATTATGTCGATTTCCCGGAAAAGGAAATTCATTTGACCTGTTACACGTCCAAGGACCATTTGACAGAAACCATGGATGAAGTCCTAGATGGCTATGTAGAAAAGATGAAACAACAATGCATGGAGGATAAGTAAGATGACTACCCAGATCCGCCTCTCCCGTCCGAGCCGATTCTCGGCTTTCAAGACAATCATTCTCTGCTTGCTGGCAGGGCTTTCTTTACCAACCATGCTATATGCAGATTGGGATGGTGGTGTCAAAAAGCCTTCAACCATTGAAAAAAATGGCAGGACATTTTATGAAATTGAGTCTGCCGAAAATCTTGCATGGTTTATGATGCAGGTAAACAAGGGCAATACCGGTTATAATGCAGTCTTGAAAAAAGACATTTCAATTGTTGATTCTGCCGTAACAGGAAAATCAGTCAAATGGACGCCGATTGGAGATGCAGATAGTGTTAGTTACAAGGGTGTGTTTGACGGTGATGGGCATACGATTTCAGGAGTTTATTCAAATGCAAAGTATGCAGGTTTCTTCGGGTTTATTGGCCCTGGCGCGGTTATTAAAAATCTAAATCTTCAAAATGTATTGGCTCAAAGTTATTTTGGAGTAACATCTAGAGCAGGCTTACTGTCGAGTATGTTCTCTGGAGATTCCGTTATTAATGTTTCTGTTGCGGGAACTGTTTCGGATACCACATATGCAGGAGGTCTTGCCGCCATTATCAAGAGCAAGGCTTATATTAACGGCTTTAGGGGCGATGTTTACTTTGTAGGAAAAGCAAAAAAATATAACGAGTATATTGTATATTCCGAAAAACAAGTTGCTGGTGGTGTTGCCGCGTTGGTGATGGATTCTGTAAAAATTTTAAACAGTCATGTTTCGGGACTCGCAGATAGTTCTGAAATAAGGGGCATGGTGGGTGGTTTTATTGGTATAGATTCTGCTTATGCATATTTTGAAAATGACACTAATAATGTTAATATACGATTGAATGATTCTCCGGCTGATTTAGGGGGCTTTGTGATGCGTGTCGCACCTAGTGCTACTGCGGATTTTGTAAGTTGTCTTAATAGGGGGAATATCCAGGGTAGTCAAAGTTATGTTGGTGGCTTTGTGGGGTATAGCAAAGGCAATCTATCGTTTTATAATTCTGTGAATGAAGGAGAGATTAAGCATCCTGGAAGCATTACTTCTTCACATTTCGCAGGTGGATTTATAGGATGCATGTCTGCAAATGGTCAGGTTTCCATAGATCATAGTTTTAATATGGGCAACATATATTCGGCTTACGAGGCGGGTGGATTTGTGGGATTGGCTATCGCAAGATTAACTATCACAGATTCTGAAAATGCAGGTACAATTGATGGAAAGACTGCTGCTGGTGGTTTTGTTGGGTAAGCATCGGCAGATAGTTCGCTCATTATTGATTATAGCAGAAATGTGGGGACAATTGTTGGTCGCTATACGGGAGGATTTATTGGAGAAGCGTGGGACACGATTATAATTGATCATAGTGTGAATGCGGGTGAAATCGCAGGAACTGGAGAACATATTGCAGGTTTCATAGCACAAGTATCTGGAAAAACCGCAAAGGTTGATGTTAGGAATTCTACCAATATGGGTAAAATTATAACTGACGGGGGAGCTGATGTTGGTGGTATTTTTGGAACTTGTTCCAATTGTACTGCGACAAATTGCGAAAATTATGGTGAAATTATTCTTGATGGTAAGGACAATAGCAAGACTGCTAATGTTGGCGGAATTCTTGGAAACTGGGGTTCTGCGATAAATTGCAGAAATTATGGAAACATTACAATTGATTCGGTAGGTTCTCCCACTGTTGGCGGTATTGCAGGTTTAGGCACTGTTCAGGGGTGTGTCAACAAGGGCGCAATTACCGTAAATACGCGGTCTACAAGTAAGGTTGGTGGAATCGGTGGTCAAACAAGTGCGTATTATTCGTTGAATGAAGGGCGCGTTGTTGTAAATTTGGCAGGTATAGGCGAGGAATGCTATGCCGCAGGTATCACGGCGACGATTTCGTCAACAACAAGACTTGGAGGAAATATAAATAAAGGGACTATTATTGTGAATGGGGGTAATGGTGATGCTCACGTATATCCGCTACATGGAGTTTCTGCTGATGGAAAATCTACGAGGGCAAAGGCTGTGGCAGGAAGCATTTCCTTATCTGATTCAATTGTAAATAATGGGCGTTTGACTGCAGGTTCTACATTGAAAAATAATAAGGATACGGTTGCCCAGTGTGCTTTTTTTGATAAGGATATTTACCGTGTTGATGACGACTCACTTGGTTTCGGTATATCAACTGCTGAAATGGAGACGATAGAATTTGCGTATCGCCTAAATACTTGTAATGGCTTGGTCAAAAATTCTGGTTATTGGAGCCAGCATGGAGACAACTATCCTGTAATGTCTGATCAAGACAATCATGCAATCTACAAAGTTATATTCAAGGATTCTTCTAGGGTTATTAATATCAAGACTTATAAGATTGGTGAAAGCCTTACCAACTATGAGGGAGTAATTATAGACATGCCTGAAGCTCCTGATCCTAGCGATGCCGATGAAGACTTGAAGTTTGGCTATTGGGCTTATGAAAACCAGGTGATAGACGAAAATACGATTATTAATGGTGATTATACCGTTTATGCGACATATGTGCCAAAAAATTCTGTGGTTGAAACTTTGGCCTTTAAAACGGAGACCGGCGATGTTTTTGCAAAATATGTGATTTCAGATAAAATGGTAGAAATTACTTTGCCAAATGCTCCTTCCAAGAATGGTTATGAATTTCTTGGCTGGTACAATGGAAACCAATTTGTCGGTGCCGCGGGTGCAAAAATTGTTCCGAACGGATTGTCAGTCTTGAACGCAAAATATGAGACTATTTTGTACAAGATTTCGTTCATCTCTAGAACGGATACTCTACAGACAGGTTCTTTTGCTTATGGAGATATGCCGGAATATAAAGGCGAAAAGCCTACGTGTGCTGAGTTAGGGTATGAGTTTGATGGCTGGATGCCTATTGTTGCTGCTGTTAGTGCGGATAAGTCTTATTATGCTCGGTGTTCAAAGAATGGGGCTGGAATTTCCTCCAGTTCTTCTGAACAACCTTCTAGCAGTTCTGAGATTGCTTCTAACTCTTCGAGTTCTCTGGGCGATGAAACAAGTTCTTCGAGCACGATAGCGTCTTCGTCATCGGAGGCTGAAAGCAGTTCTTCTGCAAAGTCTGAATCATCTTCCTCGTCGAAGGTGAATAGTAGTTCCTCGAAGGGAACGGATATTGCGTGGAACACTGTTCAGCCTATGTTCAATCTTGCGGTAAACGGCATGACGCTCACGCTTTCTAATACGCAGGGTGGCGTTGTCCGCATCTTCGATGCGCTCGGTCACATGGTTGCCGCCAAGTCAATTGCCAGTGCAACGACGAGTATCACCCTGCAAACTCCGGGCAACTACATCGTCCGGGTGAACGGGGCAAGCCGTAGTGTAATACTTAAATAGTTCTATTCAAGATGAAGAATCGAATCCCTTGCTACGTTCTGGCCTTGCTGTGTCCCCTGCTTTGGGGGCTTTTCGCCTGTTCCGAAGACCGCACCGCAGGCGGAACGGTGGACGGGAACTCGATTGCGGAATACACCATTCCGGAACATCCGCTGGATTCTTCGAAAGTATTTGAAGATAAACTTTCTGCGTCTATTGATGATGACGAAATTGACTCAACCATTTACTGGTATGAAATCCATTTCAATGGTGAATGGGAACAGTATCTTACTACTGTTGACGGCTCATGCTTCATCAATATCTATCGTCCGGAATATGGAGTGCTGATGGCAGGGAGTGCTTGGAGTGACAATTCGTATTATTATATATTCTATATATTCTTCCTTACCGCAGGTAATGATGGAGTTGTCTATCATGAAAAAATCTACAACAACTATGGTAGCAAGGACTTGTGCGAAAAAGACCTTGCCGATATTGAGAAGTCTTGCGAAACGAAGGGCTGGGACTTGTATCGCCACTATGTAGAGTGCCAGGATGTCAGGGAAGTGCGTTTGACCTGTTCCTCTCCCGAAGTGCCGTTGACAGAAAATCCCGATGATATTCTGGAACGCTATGCTGAAGACATGAAGCAAAAGTGCCTGGACTATAAGTGATATGCGGAAGATTGCTTGTTTGATTCTGCTCTTGGCTGATATTGCGTTGTCATGTGAGGTTGTCGCAATGTCAAGTCATGATTACCCTATTGTAGAAATCAATCTGTTTGATGAGAATAAGGTTGATATGGGCAAGGTGAAATCGATTGACTATGGAAATGGTCTGCTTAAAGAAGAAAAGACCTTCTTGGCGTATCGTGCGGATTTGGATACATCGGTGTATGTTTACTTGAATGGCAAGCAAATGAAATTTTATAAGATGTGTCATTCGGCCCAGGAGTGCGATAGTTTATACGAAGACTACGATTTTGCGAAGGTCATATCCGACGAAATGCACAAAATGGGGTCAAGGGGATTGTTTGTGCGCAAGTTTGACGCTGATTCCTTGTCTAGACATATCCTTGATGTGATGCTGTCGGAATCGTATAATGACTTTACCCTTTCCGGTATCTCTTATAATTACGATAGATCCTATAGTGACGAAGATGACCATGATGCCGATGTCGCGGCAGAGGCGCTGACGGCGGGAATGTTCTGCGAAGGTTTTTGCTATTTTATGGACACCTTGAGCCAGTGCCCGGAATTGGTTACGGCTAGTATTCCTGGAACCCGTCTTATGAATAGTGTGACTATTCGCAAAATTTCGGGCAATGCCTACCTAGTAGAGAAAGATTGGCGCGATGAACTATATAGAATGTATGGTTTGAATGGTGCTTTGCTAGACCAGGGATATATACATGGTGGAATACTTTGGGTAAGGCAAACACCTGTAATCCTGGAAATTTCGAATCAAAGGTTTTTGTTGAAATAGAGATGGTTTTACCTATTCTAGTTACAATTACGGCAATAATTTTGTTACGCATTTTTTGATTGATTATTTAGGATGGAAAGGCCGAGGATATTGGTATGCGTTCGGTGAAAATATTGTTGTTTTCGTCTTGCTTCCTTTTTTTAGGATGCTTCGGGACAAGGCAAGAGACTGATAAACAGCCTGTAAATATAAATTACTCTAGATTTGTTGAATCGGACGGTATGGGAATGAATTATCAGTCTATAGAAGATCTTTTTAATGTGCGTTTTAATAGCAAGGACTTGGAATGGGAAAAAGAAAAGAATATCTTTTATGTTCTTTTTTCTGATATTGAAATATATATCCTATCATTGCCTCAAGATAGTTCCGATGCTCTGATTTATATGCTGTACTCAATTGAGGACGAACATCTCGCTGAAACGCGAGGAGATTTTGAAGAGTGTATGGAAGGGAACATAAAAGAAAGAATGCCGACAGTCTATGACCTGTGCCGAAAAAGGGTTCCCATGCCGCCGGCTTTGATTGATAAGATGAAGTCCTTCTTGCTGGACGGCAAACAATCAATTGATAGTCGCAATTGCGCCACAAATTTAGACATGTTTATTTTTGATGGCGAAAAGTACCACTATTTCGACATGTCCAAGCCCTCCTGTCTCGATGAAAACATTAAAAAAGACCCACGCATTTCCGAATACATCGAGTTCTACAACGAGATGGCGGCATTCATAAAGCAGGACTTCAGCGCCTGCCGCTGGGACAACTTCGGCAACAGGGAAAAGATGATCCGCGAGTGCGGCAAGTTCAACTGGCGCTGGAAAAGGGAATATCCGAATTTGGTAGAATAAGTAGATTCATCTCTTAATTGATTTAGCAGGGTTCGAATGGCGAAAATGGTGATATTAGTATTATTTCTTTTTTTATCGGTTTGTGCGCAGGCTGATAAGCTCAAGGACACGTTGTTTCTCCAAAAAACGGATCCGCATCATCTCTATTATGCTGATAAAGATGTTGTTTTAGAATCATCCGTATCTCTTTTTGAAATAATATATGATAATATCCGTCCGTTATTTCCTGGCAAAAATATAGATAAGGATGGCCCTTTTTTTTATTATGAACATATTGATCACACTGACAGGGACATGCATGCTTTTTTTTCATATGAGACCGATTCCATTTATATAATTGTAGATCCGAGTTGGGTTTCAAAGGACTTTCCAGTGGCAGGCCGTATTGGTAGATGCTTGAAAAAGCATTTTATGCTTAATTTTGGAAGATATCAAAAATCTTGTTCAAAGGCTATTCCACTCAAACCAAAACTTAAGGAATGGTTGAATTTATTGAGAGAGCATAAATCTGAAATACTTTACGCCTCGCGGCCCATTGAAACATATGAGTTGATATTCAGAGATAATGGCGCAGATAAAGAATTTTATGTACCAGATATTTCAAAAATACAGAAAGACCAACGTTCCATTGTACTTGATTTCTATGAAGAAATTTCTCTTTTGCTTCAGGAACTGATTGAAATAGATTTTTCGCAATGTAGATGGGATAAACTAGTAGATAATCCGGAACGCTTCTATATTTCCCATGGAAATCAGTTGGATGTGGAGTGCGAAGAACCATGAATTTGATGAAAAAGATTTTTATTATTTTTTCTTTTTTCGCCTGTTCCGTAATGGGTTCTGATTTGAAATTCGAAGAATCTCCAAAAGAAATGATACATCAAAAAATTACTATGGAAAAAAATGTTTTTGAGATGTTTTTTAGAGATTCTTTGTACAGTTGGGAAAGGAATGGAATTTACTTGTTTGTTGAGCAAAAAGAAAAATTAAAGCTCTTTTTTATAAATGGAAGAGAAGTGAATCTTTATCAACATCCGATTATGAATGAATCCCGCTGGATAAATCCAGATGGTTATCTAGATGAACGAAAAAGAAAGGTGAACCAAATCAGTTTTGACAGGTGTTTTCGGCGAATGGTTCTTGATGAGGGTGCTGCCTTGTTTTTGAAGAATACGCCTTTTGAACGATATCCTTTGATAACAGTTATGAAAGGTTGGGAACGTCTTTCCAATACGGATGATGTCATTTATTTTGGCTTTGTAAAAGAAGGTGATGGTGTAAGAGAATTCTTTTTTAATGATTTTAGAAAAGATGAAATAGTAATAAAGAAACCTTTGGATAGATTGATTCCTTTGTATGATTTGCTGAAAAAGCAACCATTTGATGCTTATATGGATGATTGTAAATGAAAAAACGGATTTTGTTTATACTGCTTTTATTTTTCTGTGGATGTGCCAAAAAACCGGTCGTTGGTGATTGGCTCCATTCGCGGCTTTCTGCTGAAGATACTTTCTTGATTCCGGAAAAGCAGACCATCCATGTTTTTGCTGAATGGAACATGCTGCGATGGGTCGGTTCTTCGCTTCGAATGGAACGTACTATAGATAAAGAAGCGCTTGTTTATTCGTTAAGCAATCCTTCAGGGGTCGTGGAAGGTCGTTATAATCCAGGTTTTTGTTTGCGTGGCTCGGGTCTTCTTGGGGACAAATTGTTTGATTCCAACCAGAACAATGGCGGGTTGGATGCTGAATGCTTATATACAATGAATCCTTCTACATTTGAGTGGATTATGGGGGCTATGTTTGGCCGATCCATGGTGTTGGATACTACGAACGATTATATTCGTGTTTTTTATTCGGGCGACAGCCTTTGCATTGAATCAGAACAAATCCAAAATCATAAAAGATTGAAGCAGAATTACCTCGCTGTAAAAGATGAACAGGGATTTGTTCGTGAAACTTTGCAAGGCCCCATTTACGAGTTTGACATTCCTCTAAATGAGCCTATTTTCTCCTTGACCGTCCGTACAGACCCCAAAGACTTCAAGGGCTACAAGCCCCTGAAACTTGACCCGTCCATCCTCCCGCTCGAAAGTCCCGGCTACAAGAAACTCCGCGAGCAGGATACGCAAAAATAGCGATAATTGTCCAAGGTGGGCAAATATTAATCAATGTGCTGGCTTATATTCTTCCTTACTGCAGGTAATGATGGAGTTGTCTATCATGAAAAAATCTACAACAACTATGGTAGCAAGGACTTGTGCGAAAAAGACCTTGCCGATATTGAGAAGTCTTGCGAAACGAAGGGCTGGGACTTGTATCGCCACTATGTAGAGTGCCAGGATGTCAGGGAAGTGCGTTTGACCTGTTCCTCTCCCGAAGTGCCGTTGACAGAAAACCCCGATGATATTCTGGAACGCTATGCTGAAGACATGAAGCAAAAGTGCCAGGACTATAAGTGATATGCGGAAGATTGTATGGTTTGAATGGTGCTGCGCTAGTTCGCAAACTCGAGATTTTTTTCTTAGTTTTTCACGCAGCGGACAGAGAACCCGCGGTCTTTTTCGTTGTATTGTGATGAGTAGAATCCCAATGCTGTTTTGCGGTAATCGAGGTAGGCATAGATTGCACCTGTAACCTTCTTGGCTTCGGATGATGTCCAGAAGTTTGCGAAGTAGCCGTCATCGTCAAATGTCGTCTGGCTGAAATCCCCGCTGGGAGTGGTATGCGTCCCATAATAGGCGCCCGTCGGTATAGCCGAGAAACCGTATGGGTCATTGGAGACGGTCGATGTCGAATAGGTCTGCCATCCCTTTGCCGACTTCAACAGGCCCGAAGCGCCATCAACCTTATAGACATAGTTTGCCACCTGGTACCATTCGGTGGAATCGGGAAGGTGCCAGCCATCGGGGCAGATGCCTTGATGTGGGGACTCGATTTCTTCGGCTGCCGATGCGGTCAGATAGCCCGAGGGCAGGTTCATCGCGGCGGTCCACGTGTAGAGCCTTCCGCCAAGGTTGCAGTTCTTCTCCACGTTCTTGTAGCACCAGGCATTGGCGACCAGGTTGGTGTTATCCTTGTCGTAGTAGTTCAGGTTTTCGGCCATCCATGTCTGTAGCCCGATAGTGACGGTTTTGTATTCCTGGCCGTCGCGGCTATCCTTGAACGAACCGTATTCGACCTCGCTGTTCCGGAAATGTTCTTTTGGGAGGTCATAAAGCGATACGGGACGCCAGCTGCCATGACCGCCATCGCAGATATAGGTGTCCTTCGATGTCTCGGGCGACATGAATGTGCCTGATTTCTTGACGGTGCAGGCATTCTCGTAAAGGGCTTCGGTGGAATACATGATTCTCCAGGCCCCTTCTTCGCAGACATACTGTTTTCCGAGATTGCTGCTGTATCCGTTTTTCACCTTGAGGAATTCCGCGTCGTTTTCGTCGGTGCAAGCACCAAAGCCATAAGCGTCGCCAACAAACAGCCCGATATACTTTTCGAACGGGGGAACCTGCGGATTGATTTCTTCAAGCATCTGGCGAATGCCCTGTGTCCCGTACGAATACGCCATTATCCAGTCGGCCATTTTTACGCGAGTTTCTTCGTCATCGTCCCAGGTGCCGTCTTTTTCGAGGTTTTCCGCGATGCTCGTAAGGCGGCTGAGGAGTTCGGATTCCGTGAGGTCGCCCTGCAAGAGGACAGATGCGGCCAGCAATTTGGCGTCATCCTCTGTCTTGCCGAAAATGCTCAGGTCTTCGAAAGAGTGGTTCGCTCCACCGAAGTTGAATGCCTTCATTATTTCCTGTTCTGCAGCAGCCTTTGCGGCGGGAACGT
This genomic interval from Fibrobacter sp. UWR3 contains the following:
- a CDS encoding fibrobacter succinogenes major paralogous domain-containing protein; translation: MKKERIGFLGLSAMAMLLASCGDDSSNTFISDPSDNSSVETIYDLGKCNDKREGEVVFVEKANANYKCVRSDWENIGKPESSSDEKKSSSSGKKESSSSSKNDSSNSGKSSSSSKGDSSDKSSSSEKSSQGKSSSSKVSSSSSVPESSSSVQGADETVKTVAISKQVFNGVAEKGPYAAGSTLRLSELDEALDLTGTNFEWEVTGSQGDFTSPKITLSTQYAQLQVSGSYYNENFFKPSTGTLTLRGIVDLKDRESVNMNVLIHLIHKRVVYLYTESGKYKNVPAAKAAAEQEIMKAFNFGGANHSFEDLSIFGKTEDDAKLLAASVLLQGDLTESELLSRLTSIAENLEKDGTWDDDEETRVKMADWIMAYSYGTQGIRQMLEEINPQVPPFEKYIGLFVGDAYGFGACTDENDAEFLKVKNGYSSNLGKQYVCEEGAWRIMYSTEALYENACTVKKSGTFMSPETSKDTYICDGGHGSWRPVSLYDLPKEHFRNSEVEYGSFKDSRDGQEYKTVTIGLQTWMAENLNYYDKDNTNLVANAWCYKNVEKNCNLGGRLYTWTAAMNLPSGYLTASAAEEIESPHQGICPDGWHLPDSTEWYQVANYVYKVDGASGLLKSAKGWQTYSTSTVSNDPYGFSAIPTGAYYGTHTTPSGDFSQTTFDDDGYFANFWTSSEAKKVTGAIYAYLDYRKTALGFYSSQYNEKDRGFSVRCVKN
- a CDS encoding InlB B-repeat-containing protein; the encoded protein is MGTIVGRYTGGFIGEAWDTIIIDHSVNAGEIAGTGEHIAGFIAQVSGKTAKVDVRNSTNMGKIITDGGADVGGIFGTCSNCTATNCENYGEIILDGKDNSKTANVGGILGNWGSAINCRNYGNITIDSVGSPTVGGIAGLGTVQGCVNKGAITVNTRSTSKVGGIGGQTSAYYSLNEGRVVVNLAGIGEECYAAGITATISSTTRLGGNINKGTIIVNGGNGDAHVYPLHGVSADGKSTRAKAVAGSISLSDSIVNNGRLTAGSTLKNNKDTVAQCAFFDKDIYRVDDDSLGFGISTAEMETIEFAYRLNTCNGLVKNSGYWSQHGDNYPVMSDQDNHAIYKVIFKDSSRVINIKTYKIGESLTNYEGVIIDMPEAPDPSDADEDLKFGYWAYENQVIDENTIINGDYTVYATYVPKNSVVETLAFKTETGDVFAKYVISDKMVEITLPNAPSKNGYEFLGWYNGNQFVGAAGAKIVPNGLSVLNAKYETILYKISFISRTDTLQTGSFAYGDMPEYKGEKPTCAELGYEFDGWMPIVAAVSADKSYYARCSKNGAGISSSSSEQPSSSSEIASNSSSSLGDETSSSSTIASSSSEAESSSSAKSESSSSSKVNSSSSKGTDIAWNTVQPMFNLAVNGMTLTLSNTQGGVVRIFDALGHMVAAKSIASATTSITLQTPGNYIVRVNGASRSVILK